In the genome of Synergistaceae bacterium, one region contains:
- the der gene encoding ribosome biogenesis GTPase Der, producing the protein MAIVAIVGRPNVGKSSIFNRILGKRTAIVDDMPGVTRDRLYGEAEWANRKFYIVDTGGIMPESDHPFMDLISKQVDLALEESSVVIFVVDGRDGITPMDEEIALKLRRGGKPVILVMNKLDNSKQEEIMLSEAYSLGFDTVIAASAEHNTGFYDVLDAVVAKLPADEDIESEGDDIRVTLVGRPNVGKSSLLNALAGEERSMVSEIAGTTRDVVDSLVEIDGVKFRFLDTAGLRRKSKISTDLEYYSNVRTYQAIDRCHVALVLLDAEDPVTEQDKRLIGQVLERGKGLIIAMNKWDLAPREDKIGDKMAELLTDEIPFAVHAPRVFISALSGRGIHKLPELILKVEENRRRRIPTSELNRLVKEVLIFERMPGDGKGHSLKIYYCTQADGAPPAFVFFVNNFELASKSFKRHLENCIREMADFSGVPIKIFFRNKESNS; encoded by the coding sequence ATGGCAATAGTAGCGATAGTCGGTAGGCCTAACGTTGGCAAATCATCCATTTTCAACAGAATTCTTGGAAAACGCACGGCCATAGTAGACGACATGCCCGGTGTAACAAGGGACAGGCTCTACGGCGAGGCCGAATGGGCAAACAGAAAATTTTATATAGTTGACACAGGCGGCATAATGCCTGAATCAGACCACCCGTTTATGGATCTCATATCAAAACAGGTCGATCTCGCACTTGAGGAGAGCAGTGTGGTCATCTTCGTTGTGGACGGGCGTGACGGGATCACCCCAATGGATGAAGAGATCGCGCTTAAGTTAAGACGGGGCGGCAAGCCCGTAATATTAGTTATGAACAAACTGGATAACTCAAAACAGGAAGAAATTATGCTAAGCGAGGCATATTCTCTCGGTTTTGACACCGTCATTGCAGCAAGCGCGGAACACAACACAGGTTTTTATGATGTTCTCGATGCTGTTGTAGCAAAGCTGCCTGCGGATGAAGACATTGAATCTGAGGGTGACGATATCCGTGTCACACTTGTCGGCCGTCCTAACGTAGGTAAATCCAGCCTGCTCAATGCGCTTGCAGGAGAGGAACGTTCCATGGTGAGTGAGATAGCCGGTACGACAAGGGATGTGGTTGACTCGCTTGTTGAGATCGACGGAGTAAAATTTCGCTTTCTCGACACTGCCGGGCTGAGGCGTAAAAGCAAAATCAGCACAGATCTGGAGTATTACTCAAATGTCCGTACGTATCAGGCTATTGACAGGTGCCATGTTGCTCTGGTATTGCTTGATGCGGAGGATCCGGTGACGGAACAGGATAAACGTCTCATAGGACAGGTTCTTGAACGCGGCAAGGGGCTCATAATAGCGATGAACAAGTGGGATCTTGCGCCCAGGGAGGATAAGATCGGGGACAAGATGGCTGAACTTCTTACGGATGAAATTCCGTTTGCTGTGCATGCCCCAAGGGTTTTTATCTCCGCATTGTCCGGCAGGGGTATTCACAAGCTGCCTGAGCTTATACTGAAAGTCGAAGAGAACAGACGGCGCAGGATCCCGACCTCAGAGCTTAATAGGCTGGTAAAAGAAGTCCTTATCTTTGAACGTATGCCCGGCGACGGCAAGGGGCACAGTCTCAAAATATATTATTGTACTCAGGCAGACGGTGCACCTCCGGCATTTGTTTTCTTCGTAAACAATTTTGAACTGGCATCAAAATCTTTTAAACGTCATCTGGAAAACTGCATCAGGGAAATGGCGGACTTTTCGGGCGTTCCGATAAAGATATTTTTCAGAAATAAAGAGTCAAATTCTTGA
- a CDS encoding HU family DNA-binding protein — translation MTKTDLVNEVAKSVEGITKKKAAEVVDAVFEGIHLSLKKDDKVQIVGFGTFEVQKRAARQGRNPQDPKKVIQIPAKKVPVFRAGKALKEAVNGK, via the coding sequence GTGACAAAGACAGATCTTGTCAATGAAGTAGCGAAGTCCGTTGAGGGTATCACAAAAAAGAAAGCTGCCGAAGTTGTAGACGCAGTGTTCGAAGGTATCCATCTTTCACTTAAGAAGGACGACAAAGTGCAGATCGTAGGATTTGGCACATTTGAAGTCCAGAAGAGGGCCGCGCGCCAGGGCCGCAATCCTCAGGATCCCAAGAAGGTCATCCAGATCCCAGCAAAGAAGGTGCCGGTGTTCCGTGCAGGCAAGGCTCTTAAAGAGGCTGTTAACGGTAAGTAG
- the rsmA gene encoding 16S rRNA (adenine(1518)-N(6)/adenine(1519)-N(6))-dimethyltransferase RsmA yields MAKIPYFVHNTDIGQNFLTDHSIVEWMIDRAALKSEDKVLEIGPGEGILTEGLLSADCAGVCTIELDTRLKHAIDMLAIKDRRLTPLWGDAVQFDYENCLPWYPNRIIANLPYHITTPLLWALLEKLAQHGLEYMLLMVQLESAQRITSPHGHRERSPLGITIEAMGISSILRSVPSSAFRPQPRVNSCIIEIKIERNQILPSDRTWRALLAHSFRQRRKTLVNNWMAGYGGITRESAIDILERHGLKQSARAEELPLELWFELMNEPGFMLSDKSGNRE; encoded by the coding sequence ATGGCTAAAATCCCGTACTTCGTCCATAACACAGATATAGGACAGAACTTCCTGACAGACCATTCCATAGTTGAATGGATGATAGACAGGGCTGCTCTGAAAAGTGAAGATAAGGTGCTGGAGATAGGCCCGGGGGAGGGCATACTTACCGAAGGTCTTCTATCTGCCGATTGTGCCGGTGTTTGCACCATTGAACTGGATACCCGCCTTAAACATGCAATAGATATGCTGGCAATAAAAGATAGAAGGCTGACTCCGCTTTGGGGTGACGCTGTTCAGTTTGACTATGAAAACTGCCTTCCGTGGTATCCCAACAGGATAATAGCTAACCTTCCGTACCATATAACCACACCGCTGCTATGGGCTTTACTTGAGAAGCTTGCACAGCACGGACTCGAATATATGCTGCTGATGGTGCAGCTTGAATCCGCGCAGAGGATAACATCGCCCCATGGGCATCGTGAGCGTTCACCGCTTGGCATAACGATCGAAGCCATGGGGATATCGAGTATACTGCGAAGCGTTCCTTCAAGTGCCTTCAGACCCCAGCCAAGGGTCAATTCATGCATAATAGAGATAAAAATAGAAAGAAATCAGATATTGCCCTCTGACCGGACATGGCGTGCCCTTCTCGCGCATTCATTCAGACAGAGGCGCAAAACACTGGTCAATAACTGGATGGCAGGCTATGGCGGCATCACGCGGGAATCTGCGATCGATATACTTGAACGCCACGGGCTCAAACAGTCCGCGCGTGCGGAAGAACTGCCCCTTGAATTATGGTTTGAACTTATGAACGAGCCGGGGTTTATGCTTAGTGACAAGAGCGGCAACAGGGAATAG
- the trmB gene encoding tRNA (guanosine(46)-N7)-methyltransferase TrmB has translation MWWDLDKVVISENMDLPVDWKSMSPSGRVFVEIGFGNGEFLEYLARAYRDVLIVGMEVSQWCVTKGARRVLSEGLDNVRIMHGDARFMLRCCFYPGSVERVFMNFPCPWPKTRHAGRRVTVPQFADLLNYILVPGGTFELATDVERYAAEASATITGSGAFDICRFGVDPVRPYVTKYERKWKSMGKDTWSLILCKNGIIPAEFDREDDWPMEAETYSNKTADSVMAALKGAEGPGIGGKGHWVFREAFISSDGVGLVLVITADEGFEQHFYLKVIPNSRGITIKVDSVGHPYRTPAMRAALQYALKAAG, from the coding sequence ATGTGGTGGGATCTGGACAAAGTTGTCATCAGTGAAAATATGGATCTGCCTGTTGACTGGAAATCTATGTCCCCGTCCGGCAGGGTTTTCGTAGAAATAGGTTTTGGCAACGGGGAATTTCTTGAGTATCTGGCGAGGGCATACAGAGATGTCCTCATCGTGGGCATGGAGGTCTCCCAGTGGTGCGTGACAAAGGGTGCGCGCCGTGTACTGTCGGAGGGGCTGGATAATGTCCGCATCATGCATGGTGATGCCCGTTTCATGCTGCGGTGTTGCTTTTATCCTGGATCCGTCGAACGTGTTTTTATGAACTTCCCCTGTCCATGGCCTAAGACGCGCCATGCCGGACGCCGTGTGACGGTGCCGCAGTTTGCGGACCTGCTTAATTATATCCTTGTGCCGGGAGGCACGTTTGAGCTTGCGACCGATGTTGAACGGTATGCGGCGGAAGCATCGGCGACGATCACAGGGAGCGGCGCTTTTGACATATGTCGGTTCGGGGTCGATCCGGTAAGACCGTATGTAACAAAGTATGAAAGAAAATGGAAGTCCATGGGCAAGGACACGTGGTCGCTCATACTGTGCAAAAACGGCATAATACCTGCAGAGTTCGATAGGGAGGATGATTGGCCCATGGAGGCTGAAACCTATAGCAACAAAACCGCCGACTCAGTCATGGCTGCACTGAAGGGCGCCGAAGGCCCCGGTATAGGCGGCAAAGGGCATTGGGTATTCCGAGAGGCGTTCATCTCATCTGACGGTGTCGGGCTTGTTTTAGTTATTACTGCCGATGAGGGGTTCGAACAGCACTTTTATCTTAAGGTCATCCCGAACAGCAGAGGAATTACAATCAAGGTCGATTCCGTAGGGCACCCATACAGGACACCGGCGATGCGGGCTGCGCTGCAGTACGCGCTAAAGGCAGCCGGATAA